The DNA sequence gttttaaaatacgtctattaCAGAAagtttttcacacccttataatgaatgtttcgttcccttatccaactgatgtgggatctcacaattacgGACTTTGTTTGCGTCCGATTGCATTATCATAACGTTAGGTTTGCATTGCATAAAGGGGcaaccatttatttttattccatttacTATAAATCTAAATAGTGTAGCCACATTTCTTTCCAATGGTCTCTAGGGTTGATTTGGGAGTGGTGGGCCTTCTCCTCCATGTGCTTCCATGTGCTATGTCTTTCTCTCATAACCCCACCATCCTTTCTTCTCTAACACACATAAAATCCCCTTTCAGCTCATCCCTTCAATCTCTCAATCcttccctctttctctctctttctctctctctctcttctaaccctacctctcttctaaaccctaaattccTCTTAAAAATCCAATCTTTCCTTtactttcttcctttcctcAACAAAATGCCCAACCCCATCAACctcaaacaaattttcatcAAGAAATGGATCATGGGTCTAAACCCCATCACCTTCTCAAACACAAACATGAACTTcttagagagaaaaaacgCCATAAAAGCGGCCTCCGACTTGGCCATGGCTACAACGAGGAACGGAGCGACTCGTTGGAGTCGAGCCATCATTGCCAAATCCATACAAGCTCCACCTGAGGCCAAGCTTCGAAGGAAGACGATGCTACGTAAGATCGGTCGAAAAGTGGCTAGGAGGCACACGCACACGTCGAGGTCGAGGTCCGTAGCGAGATCAGTTGCTAAGAGATTGGTTCATAAAAGGACCAAACTTCTAAGGAGTTTGGTTCCTGGGGGAGAGTTTATGAAGGATGAAGCTTTGTTGATT is a window from the Cucurbita pepo subsp. pepo cultivar mu-cu-16 chromosome LG07, ASM280686v2, whole genome shotgun sequence genome containing:
- the LOC111798701 gene encoding transcription factor IBH1-like 1, encoding MPNPINLKQIFIKKWIMGLNPITFSNTNMNFLERKNAIKAASDLAMATTRNGATRWSRAIIAKSIQAPPEAKLRRKTMLRKIGRKVARRHTHTSRSRSVARSVAKRLVHKRTKLLRSLVPGGEFMKDEALLIDEALDYISFLRVQVDGMRFLANCK